CCTTAACTTACCCCTCAAGATAGTGTGTACCTCCTACACCAGAGCTTAAGCTGAGGCGTGTAAGGTTCAAACAGTTAACAGTTATCAGTTATCAGTCGTTTACTGTTTACTGTTCACTGTTAAGCGTTAAGCGTTGAGGAAATAATTATGTCCAGCAATGAAACAACTCCTAATCAAGCTAAAAAAACAAATCCACAAAGTGATGAATCCCAATTAAGTCCTGAGGTACTTGACAAAATTAAAAATCCTCCAAGAATAGACGATGTGATATTGAGTCAATCGCCAGAAGAACGTAGGAGTAACCCAGCTATAGCACCGGAAATGCTGGATGAACCAAGCGATGAATTTACCGGGTTGCCCAAAGAGTAGTCAGCATACAATTGAAATCAGTATCTTACTGCTTACTTCACTCGACCTATGCTGCCAGTCATTTATTCCGACGAGTTTCTGGATCACAAGACTGGATCTTTCCATCCAGAGAAACCAGAACGTCTGAGTGCGATCGCCACCGCCTTAAAACAAGCTGCGTTTGCACAACATATTGAATGGCGCTTGCCCACTCTACCAGAAAAGCGCTCTATCATATCTGTGTTGGAACAAGCACACACCCGGCGCTACATCAAGAAAGTTCAAGAAATTGCTGTTGCAGGCGGTGGTTATTTGGATGGAGATACACCTGTTTCTGGACGCAGTTATGATGTTGCTTTGTTGGCAGTGAGTGCCTGGTTGGATGGAGTTGATGTTGTATTGGAAACTGGCGAACCAGCTTTTGTGTTGGCGCGTCCACCAGGACACCACGCGGAAAGTGATCAGGGGATGGGGTTTTGCTTGTTTTCCAATGCGGCGATCGCTGCTCTTTATGCCCTAGAACAACCAGGAATTAACCGTGTTGCCATCCTTGACTGGGATGTGCATCACGGTAATGGTACCCAGGCAATAGTAGAAAAAAACTCACAAATTGCCTACTGTTCTCTTCATCAGTACCCTTGCTATCCAGGGACAGGACATCATACAGAGCGTGGTTTTCATAAGAATGTGTTGAATTTGCCAATTCCTCCTAGCAGCGACATCAAAATATACCAACCTATTTTTGAAAAAAAAGTAGTACCCTTTTTATCCAGTTTTCAGCCGGATTTATTGATTGTGAGTGCGGGTTACGACGCCAACGCCGATGATCCATTGGCTAGTATTAATTTGCAACCGCAAGATTATGGTTTATTCACAGATTATTGCCTGGGAATAACTCGTAAAATTCTGTTCGGCTTGGAAGGTGGTTATGATTTTGACGCACTTTCTAAGTCAGTTGTCGCAACAATTGAGCGCTGCATCGCGTGAGTAGTAAGTAGACTTGTTCGCAGTGCGAAATTGTAGAAAAAATCTGATGATATAAACTTAATTCATAATCAAGAGTTAAACCAATAACCAAACTCAGATCTTGCACCTCCGGCTGAGTACGCCCAGAACTCAAGTTCGTGGCTCATAAACACGCGTCCGTTAAAACGGAACGGCACATGCTTCTCCCAAGGGGAGACGCAATCATGCGAACAAGTCGGGAAACCCGGACGCCCTAGTGGGAACGGCCACGCCTTACGGTGAGTCCAGCGCTGCGGGAGGGTCTCCCTCCGCAGGCGACTGGCGAACCCGGAGGGCTATCGGGTATCTCCTGCGGAGACGCTACGCGTTCGCTCTTAGCGTGCGCTTGCGCTTACGCCCAAGCCGCGTGCGCTTGCGCTTACGCAGTCGCCTAGGTCGGGAGACCCTCCAAAGAGCGCTGTCTCACAAGATACCTAGGTCGGGAAACCCTCATCAAGTACTGGCTCAACGGACAGGTGCGCGACTGTCGGGAAACCCGCCCACGGCACTGTCCTTCCCAACGCAGTGCCTCCTGAAAAACTTATCCAGCCCGTTTTAACGGACTTGGACTTTAAGCGAAGAAATAAATTTCTTGGCGGACGAAAAGTATGGTGCAAGATCTGAGAATAGGGATTCTTAGTTGTTGTGCTAACCACTCTTGAAATCAGTGAACAGTGAACAGTGAACAGTGAAAACTCCTAACTGATAACTGAGGACTGATAACTGATAACCCTTCGGGTATCTCCTGCACAGACGCTACTTTGTAAGTCCCAAAGGGACACGCTTACGCGTTCGCTCTTAGCGTGCGCTTGCGCTTACGCCCAAGCCGCGTGCGCTTGCGCTTACGCAGTCGCCTAGGTCGGGAGACCCTCCAAAGAGCGCTGTCTCACAAGATACCTAGGTCGGGAAACCCTCATCAAGTACTGGCTCAACGGACAGGTGCGCGACTGTCGGGAAACCCGCCCACGGCACTGTCCTCCCCAACGCAGTGCCTCCTGAAAAACTAACAAGAGTCCGTTTTAACGGACTTAGACTTTGAGCCAAGAAATTTATTTCTTGGCGGACGAAAAGTATGGTGCAAGATCTGAGCAAACAGATCAACGGCTCTAAAATTTATAAGTTTGTCCGAAACCAGACATTGTACATTTGTAGATTTGTTCGGATACAATTTTTGGTACAAGCTTTAAAATCTGTAAAACTTATGCACATTAGTATCGCTGACGACATCAAAAAACGGTTTCACGCAGCCTATGCTATCCGTGGGCTGAAGATAAGCCAAGTGATAACTGAACTAGTTGAACAGTGGTTAAAAGCGAACGAAGTTACTTCATTGAGTGATGCCAAAGCCTGATGAAGAAGATTTTAATTTTATCAGCTAATCCTATAAATACAAATAACTTGCGCTTGGATGAAGAAGTACGAGAAATTCAAGCAGCGTGGGAACGCGCCCTCAATAGAGAAAAATTTGAATTGATTAATAAAGGTGCAGTTCGTATTGATGAGTTGCGTCGTACATTGTTAGATCATAAACCACAAATAGTACATTTTTCCGGTCACGGTACCGGGACAGATGGCTTAGTTCTGGAAAATAACTCAGGTGAGGCGCAGATAGTAAGTACGGAATCACTCTCACGTTTTTTTGAGTTATCAAAAGAGCAAGTAGAGTGTGTTTTACTAAACGCTTGCTATTCCGAGACTCAAGCTGAAGCAATTTTTCAACATATTGATTGTGTCATTGGTATGGGACAATCTATTCCAGACAATTCAGCTATCCTTTTTTCCAAAGGATTTTATGATGCTATTTTTGGTGGCAGAAACTACGCAGATGCTTTTAAATGTGGTTGTAATAATATAGATTTAAATAATATTTCGGAATTTAATACTCCCACAATAAAAATTAGACATAGAGATTTTATTCCGGAAGACTCATTCACAACTCAACCATATACACCGTTGTTCTTTATTGGCACGGTAGTATTTGGTTTGATAATTAGTTTACTAGGACTTTTCCAGTTAGTACATAACAACGATTCTGGATTAATAACTCATATTTTACTAGGTTTTGGTCTGATTACTTTTTGGCTCTGTTGTGCATACATCTACTATCCGTCAAGTCGAATTGCTGGTTTTAATATCAATTTCTTTAGAAGATTCAAACAATACAAGAAATTACGGCGTTTGGCTCTAGCAGGGATGGTGATTATACCTCTTTTGGGTATAACTGGATTTTATATATTGGAACTTCCTACAAAAAACATTATTGTTCTTCTAGCTGATTATAATCAAGCAATTAAACTTGACCCTAACTATGCCCAAGCTTACTACAGCCGAGGAGTTTTTTACTTTTCTAAAAAAGACTATGACCGCGCCATAGCTGATTTTAACAAAGCAATTCAGCTTGACCCTCACTATGCCCAAGCTTACAACAACAGAGGAATTTATTACGCCAATCAAAAAGACTATGACCGCGCTATAGCTGATTTTAACAAAGCTATTAAACTTGACCCAAACTATACCCAAGCTTACAACAACAGAGGTAATTCTTACGCACATCAACAAGACTATGATCGCGCTATAGCTGATTTTAACAAAGCAATTAAACTTGACCCTCACTATACCCAAGCTTACAACAACAGAGGAATTTATTACGCCAATCAACAAGACTATGATCGCGCTATAGCTGATTATAACCAAGCAATTAAGCTTGAGCCGAACGATGCCCAAGCTTACTACAATCGAGGAAATTCTTACTTCGAGCAAAAAGGCTATGACCGCGCGATAGCTGATTATAACCAAGCGATTAAACTTGACCCAAACTATGCTCAAACTTACTACAGCCGAGGAACTTCTTACGCCTATAAAAAAGACTATGACCGCGCTATAGCTGATTATAACCAAGCGATTAAACTTGATCAGAATTATGCCCAAGCTTACTACAATCGAGGATATTCTTACTTCTATAAAAAGGACTATGACCGTGCTATAGCTGATTATAACCAAGCAATTAAACTTGACCCGAATGATGCCGCAGCTTATGATAGCCGATGTGAGCTATACCGTATTAAGAAAGACTATGCTCGTGCTATAGCAAATTGTAACCAAGCTATTAAACTTGACTCTAACTTAACCGATGCTTACTACAACCGAGGGTTAGTTTATAAGAATAAGGGCAAGAAAGATAAAGCTATACAAGACTTGAAAAAAATCTTGCAATTAAATAATGATGTTGAATTGAACGAAAAAGCAAAACAAGAACTTAAAGAACTAAACACAAAATAATAACAGAAGATGAACCAAGTGATAACTGAACTAGTTGAACAGTGGTTAAAAACAAACGAAGTTACTTCATTGAATGATCCCAAACCCTGATGAAGAAGATTTTAATTTTATCAGCTAATCCTATAAATACAAAAAACTTACGTTTGGATGAAGAAGTACGAGAAATTCAAGCAGCGTGGGAACGCGCCCTCAATAGAGAAAAATTTGAATTGATTAATAAAGGTGCAGTTCGTATTGATGAGTTGCGTCGTACATTGTTAGATCATAAACCACAAATAGTACATTTTTCCGGTCACGGTACTGGGACAAATGGCTTAGTTCTGGAAAATAACTCAGGTTCGGCGCAAATAGTAAGTACGGAATCACTCTCACGTTTTTTTGAGTTATCAAAAGAGCAAGTAGAGTGTGTTTTACTAAATGCTTGCTATTCCGAGACTCAAGCTGAAGCAATTTTTCAACATATTGATTGTGTCATTGGTATGGGACAATCTATTCCAGACAATTCAGCTATCCTTTTTTCCAAAGGATTTTATGATGCTATTTTTGGTGGCAGAAACTACGCAGATGCTTTTCAATTTGGTTGTAATAATATAGATTTAAATAATCTTTCGGAATTTAATACTCCCACCATAAAAATTAGACATAGAGATTTTAGTCCGGAAGACTCAATCACAACTCAACCATATACACCGTTGTTCTTTATTGGCACGGTAGTATTTGGTTTGATAATTAGTTTACTAGGACTTTTCCAGTTAGTACATAACAACGATTCTGGATTAATAACTCATATTTTACTAGGTTTTGGTCTGATTACTTTTTGGCTCTGTTGTGCATACATCTACTATCCGTCAAGTCGAATTGCTGGTTTTAATATCAATTTCTTTAGAAGATTCAAACAATACAAGAAATTACGGCGTTTGGCTCTAGCAGGGATGGTGATTATACCTCTTTTGGGTATAACTGGATTTTATATATTGGAACTTCCTACAAAAAACATTATTGTTCTTATAGCTGATTTTGAAACTTCTGCTGAGCAAAAAAACTATGGTGTTACTAAAAGGATCTTTAATAAGCTAGATAATGCCTTTCAACAATCTACTGATGTCAAAGTACAACGTTTAAACAAAATAATTACAAACCGTCAAGATGCCCTTAGTGAAGGAGAAAGTCACAAAGCTAGGATTGTCATCTGGGGTGATTATGACGTAACAAGTACAAATACACTGTTGAGTCCACACTTTGAAGTATTGCAAACCCCAAAAGGATACTTACCTACAATTAGCTCGTTAGAACAGACGGCTAGCATCTCTGAATTAAACAATTTTAA
This portion of the Brasilonema sennae CENA114 genome encodes:
- a CDS encoding histone deacetylase family protein produces the protein MLPVIYSDEFLDHKTGSFHPEKPERLSAIATALKQAAFAQHIEWRLPTLPEKRSIISVLEQAHTRRYIKKVQEIAVAGGGYLDGDTPVSGRSYDVALLAVSAWLDGVDVVLETGEPAFVLARPPGHHAESDQGMGFCLFSNAAIAALYALEQPGINRVAILDWDVHHGNGTQAIVEKNSQIAYCSLHQYPCYPGTGHHTERGFHKNVLNLPIPPSSDIKIYQPIFEKKVVPFLSSFQPDLLIVSAGYDANADDPLASINLQPQDYGLFTDYCLGITRKILFGLEGGYDFDALSKSVVATIERCIA
- a CDS encoding plasmid partition protein ParG, which encodes MHISIADDIKKRFHAAYAIRGLKISQVITELVEQWLKANEVTSLSDAKA
- a CDS encoding tetratricopeptide repeat protein, which encodes MKKILILSANPINTNNLRLDEEVREIQAAWERALNREKFELINKGAVRIDELRRTLLDHKPQIVHFSGHGTGTDGLVLENNSGEAQIVSTESLSRFFELSKEQVECVLLNACYSETQAEAIFQHIDCVIGMGQSIPDNSAILFSKGFYDAIFGGRNYADAFKCGCNNIDLNNISEFNTPTIKIRHRDFIPEDSFTTQPYTPLFFIGTVVFGLIISLLGLFQLVHNNDSGLITHILLGFGLITFWLCCAYIYYPSSRIAGFNINFFRRFKQYKKLRRLALAGMVIIPLLGITGFYILELPTKNIIVLLADYNQAIKLDPNYAQAYYSRGVFYFSKKDYDRAIADFNKAIQLDPHYAQAYNNRGIYYANQKDYDRAIADFNKAIKLDPNYTQAYNNRGNSYAHQQDYDRAIADFNKAIKLDPHYTQAYNNRGIYYANQQDYDRAIADYNQAIKLEPNDAQAYYNRGNSYFEQKGYDRAIADYNQAIKLDPNYAQTYYSRGTSYAYKKDYDRAIADYNQAIKLDQNYAQAYYNRGYSYFYKKDYDRAIADYNQAIKLDPNDAAAYDSRCELYRIKKDYARAIANCNQAIKLDSNLTDAYYNRGLVYKNKGKKDKAIQDLKKILQLNNDVELNEKAKQELKELNTK